The Mercurialis annua linkage group LG2, ddMerAnnu1.2, whole genome shotgun sequence genome contains a region encoding:
- the LOC126667193 gene encoding uncharacterized protein LOC126667193 gives MGTKLANGIDVLAPPSTFKKMNCNFQIDSRMPHKNNLDIIKNTMQIQEDIFQHQVRELHRLYNIQKLLMEDLQKKQNNPKTSLNPINSSSEITNSDQFTNRKPNLTTQQTISYYNFNLQNTRDVPSPRERTGSCSGGTMRIITRGFDLEIRPNNRPTEEEISTSISGTVDHDRRTTSSSCRQLIGTKRSNDGACKCSGEESEVELTLSIGGSKCKKSSTYHVQEPLDSPASIKSELSGTPTTPMSSSSTATMFDQDRKQPHWLFQSLSINRSTT, from the exons ATGGGAACTAAACTAGCAAATGGTATTGATGTTCTAGCACCACCTTCAACCTTTAAAAAGATGAATTGCAACTTCCAAATTGACAGCAGAATGCCCCACAAAAACAACCTAGATATCATCAAAAACACAATGCAGATCCAAGAAGATATCTTCCAACACCAG GTTAGGGAGCTTCACAGGCTGTACAATATTCAAAAGCTATTAATGGAAGACTTGCAGAAGAAGCAAAATAACCCTAAAACATCACTCAATCCAATAAACAGTTCATCAGAAATTACAAATTCCGATCAGTTCACTAACCGGAAACCGAACTTGACAACACAACAAACCATATCTTACTACAATTTTAACCTTCAGAATACAAGAGATGTTCCAAGTCCAAGAGAAAGAACCGGCAGCTGCTCCGGCGGGACCATGCGAATAATCACGAGAGGATTTGATCTTGAAATTAGACCTAATAATAGACCTACAGAAGAAGAGATATCAACTTCTATTAGCGGCACCGTCGATCACGACCGCCGGACGACTAGTTCATCATGCCGACAACTGATCGGAACTAAAAGAAGTAACGACGGTGCGTGCAAGTGCTCCGGCGAGGAAAGTGAAGTAGAGTTGACGTTAAGCATAGGAGGCAGCAAGTGCAAGAAATCATCAACATATCATGTTCAAGAACCGCTTGATTCGCCGGCGTCAATTAAATCGGAACTCAGTGGTACTCCGACAACTCCGATGAGTAGCTCTAGTACGGCGACAATGTTCGATCAAGATAGAAAACAGCCGCATTGGCTGTTCCAAAGTTTAAGTATAAACAGGAGTACTACTTGA